CCGCCGACGTCGAACAGCGCCTCGAGGTCGTGCTTGGAGAAGACCTCGAAGGCGACCATGGTCTTCGTGCGCACGACGCCCGGCAGCTGCACGACCTGCCCCGTGATGACCTCCGCGAGCTGCTCGTGGCGCGGCACGCGGACGATCGCGACGAAGTCCCACTCGCCGGTGACGCTGTAGGCCTCGGCGACCCCCTCGAGGTCGGCGAGCGCGCCGCCGAGCGACGGCAGCGCGTCGCGCTCGGCCTCGACCAGGACGACGGCGTGGGTCACAGCGACAGCACCTCACCCGGGTCGAGCAGGACGACCTCCTGCGCATGGCCGGCCGCCTCCACCTCGCGCTTGAACGCCGCGGCGTCGGTCGCGATCGGCGGGAACGTGTCGTAGTGGCACGGGACGATCCGCGTGGCCCCGACGAGCTCGGCGGCGACGACGGCGTCGTGGCGGTCCATCGTGTAGTGGCCGCCGATGCACATCAGC
The DNA window shown above is from Conexibacter sp. SYSU D00693 and carries:
- a CDS encoding Lrp/AsnC ligand binding domain-containing protein, which encodes MTHAVVLVEAERDALPSLGGALADLEGVAEAYSVTGEWDFVAIVRVPRHEQLAEVITGQVVQLPGVVRTKTMVAFEVFSKHDLEALFDVGG